One segment of Carya illinoinensis cultivar Pawnee chromosome 13, C.illinoinensisPawnee_v1, whole genome shotgun sequence DNA contains the following:
- the LOC122291393 gene encoding protein RGF1 INDUCIBLE TRANSCRIPTION FACTOR 1-like gives MVLIASHLLPRWLEVLLTEKFYNACIIHEESKKNEKNVYCLDCCTSLCPHCLSPHCSHRLLQIRRYVYHDVIRLDDAAKLMDCAFVQSYTTNSAKVVFLHQRPQTRNFRGSGNFCSSCDRSLQDPYLFCSLSCKIDYLIRTKGGVSEYLSDFKSLSLPAAGLDDGSMTMTPESVLEPAGSSRTSSGSGGYGGVDCKTLGSTATTEIVRKKRSNLSVYRAACRPVSSPVSEISASLMNRRKGTPQRSPLY, from the exons atgGTG CTTATTGCTTCCCATCTTCTACCTcggtggcttgaagtccttctAACAGAGAAGTTCTACAACGCATGCATAATTCACGAAGAGTCcaaaaagaatgagaaaaacgTCTATTGCCTTGACTGTTGCACCAGTCTCTGCCCTCACTGCCTGTCCCCTCACTGTTCTCACCGACTCTTGCAG ATTAGAAGGTATGTATATCACGATGTTATAAGGTTGGATGATGCTGCGAAGTTGATGGACTGTGCCTTTGTTCAA TCATACACAACCAACAGTGCAAAGGTAGTGTTTTTGCACCAAAGGCCACAGACAAGGAACTTCAGGGGCTCCGGCAACTTTTGCAGTTCCTGTGACAGAAGCCTGCAGGACCCATACCTCTTCTGCTCCCTCTCCTGCAAG ATTGATTATCTCATTAGAACGAAAGGTGGTGTTTCGGAGTACCTCTCTGACTTCAAGTCCTTGTCCTTACCCGCAGCTGGTTTAGACGACGGTTCGATGACGATGACGCCTGAATCGGTTCTTGAACCGGCCGGTTCGAGCCGTACCTCGTCTGGATCGGGCGGATATGGTGGGGTGGACTGCAAGACGCTCGGTAGCACTGCCACAACCGAGATagtgaggaagaagaggagTAACCTGTCTGTATATCGGGCGGCATGTCGACCTGTATCTTCACCCGTATCCGAAATTTCGGCCAGTTTGATGAACCGGAGAAAAGGGACTCCACAAAGATCTCCGCTTTATTGA